In Oryzias melastigma strain HK-1 linkage group LG16, ASM292280v2, whole genome shotgun sequence, a single genomic region encodes these proteins:
- the LOC112144049 gene encoding urokinase plasminogen activator surface receptor-like has product MVLNQEISHPQCCNSDLCNTEPVPEPSEPVPNGLKCYSCVGDDCNRTVNCEGIQDHCATSTASLIIMSETSKGCASKSVCSIGNLNMWGGSIGIKTSCCQENFCNGATTATASLFVGPLIFLILFS; this is encoded by the exons TGCTGCAACTCAGACCTCTGCAACACTGAACCTGTCCCTG AACCCAGCGAACCTGTTCCAAATGGCTTAAAATGCTACAGCTGTGTTGGAGATGACTGCAACAGAACTGTGAATTGTGAGGGGATCCAGGATCACTGTGCTACATCAACAG CATCACTCATAATAATGTCAGAGACCTCAAAAGGCTGTGCTTCAAAGAGTGTATGCTCCATTGGAAATCTCAACATGTGGGGAGGAtctattggtatcaaaacaagCTGCTGCCAGGAGAACTTCTGCAACGGTGCCACCACTGCCACTGCTAGCCTCTTTGTAGGGCCGTTgatctttttgattttgttttcataa